One genomic region from Nomascus leucogenys isolate Asia unplaced genomic scaffold, Asia_NLE_v1 000734F_111009_qpd_obj, whole genome shotgun sequence encodes:
- the TROAP gene encoding tastin isoform X3, producing the protein MTTRQATKDPLLRGVSPTPSKIPVRSQKRTPFPTVTSCALDQENQDPRRWVQKPPLNIQRPLVDSAGPRPKARHQTETSQRLVGITQPRNPLEELRPSPRGQNVGPGPPAQTGAMACTCNYSYSGG; encoded by the exons ATGACCACCCGGCAAGCCACGAAGGATCCCCTCCTCCGGGGTGTATCTCCTACCCCTAGCAAGATTCCGGTACGCTCTCAGAAACGCACGCCTTTCCCCACTGTTACATCGTGCGCCCTGGACCAGGAGAACCAAGATCCAAGG aGATGGGTGCAGAAACCACCGCTCAATATTCAACGCCCCCTCGTTGATTCAGCAGGCCCCAGGCCGAAAGCCAGGCACCAGACAGAGACATCACAAAGATTGGTGGGGATCACTCAGCCTCGGAACCCCTTGGAGGAGCTCAGGCCTAGCCCTAGGGGTCAAAATGTGGGACCTGGGCCCCCTGCCCAGACAG GTGCCATGGCTTGtacctgtaattacagctactcagggggctga
- the TROAP gene encoding tastin isoform X2: MTTRQATKDPLLRGVSPTPSKIPVRSQKRTPFPTVTSCALDQENQDPRRWVQKPPLNIQRPLVDSAGPRPKARHQTETSQRLVGITQPRNPLEELRPSPRGQNVGPGPPAQTVLVTAPGKLFALRRSPFPPAKCHLARCHGLYL; this comes from the exons ATGACCACCCGGCAAGCCACGAAGGATCCCCTCCTCCGGGGTGTATCTCCTACCCCTAGCAAGATTCCGGTACGCTCTCAGAAACGCACGCCTTTCCCCACTGTTACATCGTGCGCCCTGGACCAGGAGAACCAAGATCCAAGG aGATGGGTGCAGAAACCACCGCTCAATATTCAACGCCCCCTCGTTGATTCAGCAGGCCCCAGGCCGAAAGCCAGGCACCAGACAGAGACATCACAAAGATTGGTGGGGATCACTCAGCCTCGGAACCCCTTGGAGGAGCTCAGGCCTAGCCCTAGGGGTCAAAATGTGGGACCTGGGCCCCCTGCCCAGACAG TCCTGGTCACAGCTCCTGGAAAGCTCTTTGCTCTTAGAAGATCTCCCTTTCCTCCAGCAAAATGTCATCTCGCCAGGTGCCATGGCTTGtacctgtaa